A stretch of DNA from Oryza brachyantha chromosome 9, ObraRS2, whole genome shotgun sequence:
ATCGGTCGTTTCACAAATCAGTTGACTCAGAGCTCAGGCAAGAGCTTGCTAAAAAGTGGTGCTGCCTAGACAACAAGCAACGCCGACTCAAAGAACAATACCAGTAGCTTGAAGCCAAGCAAGAATAATTGCACCACAACAAGGGTTAGGACCTTTGCAGCAAGATTGAATGTCAACGACGGAGCAAGAGTAACAACAACATCAATATCATCAGCAGTGCAGCCTTGACGATGACAGTTGGGATAGATAATGAGAATGTCGCTCACCTGATAGCTCTTACACCGACCTCAATGATGGAGTATTGACCTTCACTAGAAGCCTTAGCCAAGTCGATTGGTCAAGTGGTTTCAAGCCAAccgagataaaaaaaaatatgatcatGGTGTCTCTGACCCCACATCTTGGCCAATTATATATTCTCTGCCTTTGGTGGTGACTCCAAGACCATGGAAAATTATCTACCAGTTGCTCTAGCACACTTGAGGCAAGACACTACAACAGGGGCAAGACACTACAACAGGTTTGTGTTCTAGTAACATGCTATGTGCTATCACAGTCCCTAAAAGGTGTTACAGAGGTCCTcagtaacatattttaagtgaTCCGGTTGCTGGTGTTACTACGTACATCCTTAGTAGCACATATGTTATATGccaatacataaaaatatgtgttacCGACGTCCTGCGCTGGTAACACATGACATATGTGGCTGTGTGCTCTTGTAGCAcgtttttaaacaaaataacaaatctTTTTGTATGCCCCTGTAACACATATGTTAACACCAGCAACACAACGTGTAGGCGCTAGTAGCAATTGTGTTCCGTAGTAACACAATAATCATTTGTTTGGCAATATTATTATGGAAGCAAAtgccttttattttcaatgtACAAATGCTTTCTTTATTACACATTGTTCAACCAATATATTAGTATCTAAGACATAAATCACTGTAATACCAAAATATTAGTATCTAAGCCATAAATCACTGTAATTCAAGAGGTGAATTGCAAATAGGcccttttgtttccttttctatGGAATACCATAGTACAGTTCAGATCTGCAATTGTACTGATTTCAGCAAGACATGATTTTCTCTCAGAAGAAAAATTGCAGCAATGACTTCATACAATTGAGAAATCATATAAAAGGCAGTAACTTGAAACAGGATATATTTTGACTACAGAGCACCAAGCTAGTCACATGGTGGATGAACAAATCTGAATTAAAATTTCCCACGATTCATGTAGGATTCAACCCCAAAgcttgatatatatttttctatgtacAGATCAAATCTGCATTTGTATTGTCATTTTAATTTAACTAAACCTCTTAACACAAATCTTGACTGTTTTCCATTCCAATCCCTCTGCTGTAAGAAGCTAAATGTTATCACCGGTCCTGGAAATAGTTGGAACTGCGGTAGGTGTAGCTACTGATTATACCGTGCTGGAGCTCAACTAAGTATATATATCGAACATCATTGCAGTTTAAACATCGGAAAGGTAGGCAGAAAGCATTGACACCAGCTTGCTGAGTCGTTTTATATCAGGATTAGCCTTAATATGAGTTTGTGCCCCTTCACCTAATGCATACGTAACATGAGAAATATTCTAAACAGTCAATGGCAAAACTGGAGTCAAATGCTTCCATTGCCCAACATTTAGCAGTGTGATAATGGCCTTTAAAAATCAGCAACATCCAGGATatatagtgaaaaaaaaaactttttagtggGTACAGTTTGAGTAACAATGTTCATGCTGTGTAAACTTCTGAAAGCTCGCAATTACTGCTTAATTAGGCAATGCTTACTGAACCATTGTGCCTATGAGCTATGTATTCAGTCCAACCAAATACTGTAAAATAACAAAACTGTTTGTATATCCGATATATAAATTGAAGGGATCCAGAAGATATAAACTCGTGaatatacaaaacaaaaaataacaattattCGATAAAGAACAGAAAACTTCACCTCTTGTGACACGAACTTCTGCATTCCTCTGTGCTTGCAACCATAGTCAAACACTGACACACACAAAAAGCTCTCATGCTAGTTTTACAGAAAGAAAGGTTAGGGATAAATAAAAGAGGGttagagggggggggggggttcctGGGGATTGAGAGGAGAGACTCTGGGTGAGGAAGGATGCTCATACACACAGTGGCATTGAAGACGCAGAACAGCAAATGCGTCCTACGGTTCCTCCATGTCGTTAGGTGACACGAGAGACACAACCGAGGATGACTAacaggagcggcggcggcgacgtctcTCCGAGGGATTTGGTGCGGTCCGCGCAGAGACAGTGAGCTGCAAGGCATATAAGAACAACGCTACGGATCTAGCCGACGTGTGTGTCAGGGAGGTAGAGGGTTTGGCGTTTATAGGTTTAGCgtttttgacttttagatcatgtttaaccattcatcgtcttataaaaaattacatattcttttatatattttatcattaaaattaGTTAGCCtgtacttataattttttatatttcaaaaataaataagataagtggtgaaacaaatatttaaacaagTGAAGTACATTCAACATTAAAAATCGAAGGGGtattacatatttatgtatttaattagCGTGCCACCTGTATAGCACTGATCTTattatatttagattcatccaACCCAATTGAATGGTACAGCAAAGTTGCAATAAAACCAACATAATTTCATAAAAGATACAGCTCTGTAATTTAAACGTAAATTACATGGCTGCAGTTATTATATGACGAAGATAGTAGTTTCTAAAGGGAAGAACGGGGTACCATGGCAGGTAGGTCCCCCTTCTCCTGTAAACTCAAGACCATATTGAAGAGACTCTCTCTTATGGGAGTGAACTCGAGGCCCAGGTCCGTCAGCTTTTGGTTTGAGAACTTGTAAGGTTTGATCATCGGCTCGCTGCTGTCTTCACACCTAGTAACAACATGACATGACATGGCATACAATTAGTAATATGATCGATTTCATCGATCCagaaataatttaaagtaACCTGGAGAGAAagcacaaattaattttgtattactTGGTGGGGATTGGGTAGTGTGGGAAGAGTTCCCGGAGCAACCTGAGAAGCTCCGACCGGTGAAGCACAGCACCGACGCAGAGGTAGCGGCCACGAGCCCCCGGATCCTCGTACACCagcgcgtgcgcgcgcgccacgTCGCGCACGTCGACGTACGCCGCGACGGCGTTCGGGTAGTCCTTCTTGGCGCCGTTGAGGTAATGGAGGAAGTGGTGGGAGCTCACGTTCGTGGTCGGCTGCAGCATCCGCCCCGCCGTTACCGGGGGAACCACGGACAGCAGCCGTATCCCTCTCCTTGATGCTTGCTCCACCGCTGTCTTCTCTGCCACCACTTTGCCGTAGGAGTACCAgtcctgttttttttaaaaatttttattttgatattcatgtaaaagtttataattaatcaaaatgaaaatttcaatCATTCTATGAATGTTCAAGACagattgtttatttataaagaCAACATAGATCCAAACAGAGatcatagaaaatttatgcCTTAAGGCGACAGAAAAGACACACCTTTTCTGAACACCACTTGTTTTACAAGGGGAGTAcgtactgttttttttctatttctcgcacctttttataattagttcAGAAACAAACATCACTAAaagttattttcaaaatttgcatCAGCTGTGACTACATCATCCTATTTATAGTACTATAACACTGCCATGGCATAAtctattgatattttatttttctttttggccaCTACTGTTTAGCCAGCATGGTGCAATCCCTGACACGCCATTCTATCATGACAATTCTACCATGCTAACAGGACTAGCCTGACCAAATGAAGTAGATTTGAAAAATAGGTTTTCcgatgatttatttttacaaaaggAAATATTAAACAGgtccaagaaacaaaaaaaatttaaaatttcaaaagggGGAAAGGGTTTtataacaccaaaatttaagatgtttatttttatacaacCCAAATCTTTAATCTCTCTTTAATACctataaaaaagaacacatcGCTCGGTTCTTTTCCAATTTATCGGTGATAGATGCGCTTTGAATATATTATTCACGTTCATGGTTGTTTGACCGTCATCTCAGATCTGTCCAATGGGCTTTTTTTAGATCCTAGCTAGTGGAAGTGTGGAACTGAGATCTTTATATCTGCAGGCTAGAACTACAACACCCAAAGTGTACCCTTCGggatataaattaaattatctgTATTTTCTTATCAATTTAACAAACTGCAGACAGAGGCTGCGTTTCTTTTGAGCAGATCAAACTGAAAgacttttatgatttttacgATAGATATTCAATATTTAATGCTACAAACTATATCTCTTTCAGGATATGAATCAGGTACCaaactataattattttttttactatttatgtGACTATTTCTCCCACCCAACACTACTTATCAAAATTCTTTCCATTTTATTCTTACGTACCCTCCCACCCCATAGTTCGCTATTTATTAAATGAcatcattgttttttatttctgttgaACAACATAAAATGTGCTTGTATTTTAGGAACGAGACGCAAGACCTTAATGTTGAAAGCCTACTTAGGAAAGTGATATATGGTAAACTTctgtataaaattatttttgcacaaaaaaaagtATCATTTAGCACTGGAGGCATGGACGCCAaaacgttaaaaaaaagaggaaaatatCAAGAAAGAACAGAACCCTAAGATTATTTGTCACGTACGCTATCGCACACCTCACCGCGTCTCTAATTAAGTTGCCATTTCATTACACccattttgtatatatgatgCCACTGAACTCTAGACTCGCACTTGCTTTAGCTGCTGTCCCACAGGTAGGTGGTTGATGATCACTTCCACATCCATATCCATCCTACGTGCTTTCACCATTAATTTGATGACGCTGAAATGGATATTGTTATCGTTAAACGTA
This window harbors:
- the LOC102716621 gene encoding cinnamoyl-CoA reductase 1-like isoform X2, yielding MATKAEEVGHRVCVTGAGGFVGSWVVKELLLRGYVVRATARDPSPQKYPHLQTLEGAEDRLSLCYANIMDYNSLRVAFDGCQGVFHVASPVSNDPQLVSVAVEGSKNVINAAADLGVRRVVFTSSYGAVHMDPNRSPDTVMDETCWSDLDFCKRKRDWYSYGKVVAEKTAVEQASRRGIRLLSVVPPVTAGRMLQPTTNVSSHHFLHYLNGAKKDYPNAVAAYVDVRDVARAHALVYEDPGARGRYLCVGAVLHRSELLRCEDSSEPMIKPYKFSNQKLTDLGLEFTPIRESLFNMVLSLQEKGDLPAMVPRSSL
- the LOC102716621 gene encoding cinnamoyl-CoA reductase 1-like isoform X1 encodes the protein MATKAEEVGHRVCVTGAGGFVGSWVVKELLLRGYVVRATARDPSPQKYPHLQTLEGAEDRLSLCYANIMDYNSLRVAFDGCQGVFHVASPVSNDPQLVSVAVEGSKNVINAAADLGVRRVVFTSSYGAVHMDPNRSPDTVMDETCWSDLDFCKRKRDWYSYGKVVAEKTAVEQASRRGIRLLSVVPPVTAGRMLQPTTNVSSHHFLHYLNGAKKDYPNAVAAYVDVRDVARAHALVYEDPGARGRYLCVGAVLHRSELLRLLRELFPHYPIPTKCEDSSEPMIKPYKFSNQKLTDLGLEFTPIRESLFNMVLSLQEKGDLPAMVPRSSL